A single genomic interval of Helianthus annuus cultivar XRQ/B chromosome 13, HanXRQr2.0-SUNRISE, whole genome shotgun sequence harbors:
- the LOC110900417 gene encoding protein FAR1-RELATED SEQUENCE 5-like, producing the protein MMFVPFTGVDNHYRNVTLGAAIIGNETAETYSWLLNAFRQAFGRAPPVIVTDQDPAMRKVIQDTWPESRHRLCMWHIMDKLTTKFFISEYVVGANLCNSTDFKKRLCGIVWTDALLPKQFETEWGVILADFYLFCNPNCMLVEFLGHFDSAIEAQRHKHRKNDHDTRHTNPDIFAKEFVLEQQAANIYIRTIFFDAQLEIQTAIHKCGIGQWDEREDNFVNFYVKNFSQTCTTFFQVIMWQLDMTISCSCNRNEQFGLLCVHIFCVLRFLDIRQFPERYIMRRWTREVVPNSAPGAILGINESDDRYRQVNGVVRGITRSAESLINRLVHNFDALCAFRDHVVQYQSTTNQAVVNAPPRSRRDRFAEITGYTQETPVTVRMLKTPRFKGMGKPTRMKSKREIAISQSGKKWVMNVAIANAGA; encoded by the exons ATGATGTTCGTACCTTTTACCGGCGTTGACAATCACTATCGTAATGTTACCTTGGGTGCTGCTATAATAGGTAATGAAACCGCCGAAACATATAGCTGGTTGCTTAACGCATTTCGGCAGGCATTTGGGCGCGCACCACCTGTGATTGTAACTGATCAAGACCCAGCGATGAGGAAAGTTATTCAAGATACTTGGCCTGAAAGTAGGCATAGGCTTTGCATGTGGCATATAATGGACAAACTTACTACCaag TTTTTTATATCTGAATATGTG GTTGGCGCCAACCTATGCAATAGCACCGATTTTAAGAAGAGGTTGTGTGGTATTGTTTGGACTGATGCATTACTCCCCAAACAGTTTGAAACCGAATGGGGTGTTATATTGGCTGATTTTTATTTG TTTTGCAACCCGAACTGTATGCTTGTTGAATTCTTGGGGCATTTTGACTCTGCAATTGAAGCCCAAAGACACAAGCACAGGAAGAATGATCACGATACTAGGCACACGAACCCCGATATATTTGCAAAAGAATTTGTCTTAGAACAACAGGCGGCAAACATATACATACGGACAATTTTCTTCGATGCGCAACTTGAAATTCAGACAGCCATTCACAAGTGTGGTATTGGACAATGGGATGAAAGAGAGGATAATTTTGTGAACTTCTATGTGAAGAACTTTTCTCAAACGTGTACTACATTTTTTCAG GTTATAATGTGGCAGCTAGATATGACTATCAGTTGTTCATGCAATAGGAATGAACAGTTTGGGCTTTTGTGCGTGCACATTTTTTGCGTTTTGCGGTTTCTTGATATCAGGCAGTTCCCTGAAAGGTATATAATGCGACGGTGGACTAGGGAAGTTGTTCCTAATAGTGCTCCTGGAGCGATATTAGGGATTAATGAAAGTGATGATCGGTACCGGCAAGTTAATGGTGTTGTACGGGGGATAACAAGGTCAGCCGAGTCTCTTATTAACAGGTTGGTTCATAACTTTGATGCGTTGTGCGCTTTCAGGGACCATGTTGTCCAGTATCAATCGACGACTAATCAGGCAGTTGTAAACGCACCCCCTAGGAGTCGTCGCGATAGGTTTGCTGAAATAACTGGCTACACCCAAGAAACACCTGTAACTGTTCGCATGCTGAAAACCCCTAGATTTAAAGGTATGGGCAAGCCTACGAGAATGAAGAGTAAGCGTGAAATTGCCATTAGTCAATCTGGGAAAAAATGGGTCATGAATGTAGCAATTGCAAACGCGGGGGCATAA